A single genomic interval of Chloroflexota bacterium harbors:
- the cobO gene encoding cob(I)yrinic acid a,c-diamide adenosyltransferase — protein sequence MPLEQGLVQVYTGDGKGKTTAALGLAVRAVGQGLRVYIVQFMKGWPDYGELNALKLLPNVTLVQFGRAEFVSREHPDPKDVQEARAALAHASEVVLAGQYDIVILDEVNVALDFGLIPLSEVLALLDAKPTHVELILTGRNAPPELVDRADLVTEMRSVKHPYDRGIVGRKGIEY from the coding sequence ATGCCGTTGGAACAAGGTTTAGTTCAGGTTTACACTGGTGACGGAAAGGGCAAAACAACAGCAGCGTTAGGCCTCGCAGTCCGGGCAGTCGGACAGGGCTTGCGAGTGTACATTGTGCAGTTTATGAAAGGCTGGCCGGACTATGGCGAACTGAACGCGTTGAAATTGCTCCCCAATGTAACCCTAGTGCAGTTCGGACGGGCCGAATTCGTAAGCCGCGAACACCCCGATCCAAAAGATGTACAAGAGGCGCGAGCGGCTCTGGCACACGCGTCCGAAGTGGTGCTGGCAGGCCAATACGATATTGTGATACTGGATGAGGTAAACGTGGCCCTGGATTTCGGCTTGATACCCCTCTCCGAAGTGCTGGCGCTCTTGGATGCTAAGCCCACGCACGTCGAACTCATCCTCACCGGACGAAATGCACCGCCAGAACTCGTAGACCGCGCTGACTTAGTAACAGAAATGCGCTCTGTCAAACACCCCTACGATCGGGGCATTGTGGGACGCAAGGGAATCGAATACTAA
- a CDS encoding biotin/lipoyl-binding protein — translation MRRFVLTFEGKDHQIEVGKDLVIVDSHPFHVALEGQKVVVDGTEYSIEVDGNTAWVNGFPYPFSLHGDLKRPLSPSQSGREDLRRIDSRPPTLLTASDHIIEAVMPGKVLRVLVNEGDVIHAGDVVCILEAMKMENELHAPKTGTVQQVLVKPGQDVEAGEPLIVLQSESYVK, via the coding sequence ATGAGGCGTTTTGTGCTCACTTTCGAAGGGAAAGACCATCAAATTGAGGTGGGCAAAGACTTAGTAATTGTCGATAGCCATCCATTCCACGTAGCACTAGAAGGGCAGAAGGTAGTAGTTGATGGCACAGAATACAGCATCGAAGTAGATGGGAACACAGCCTGGGTGAACGGCTTCCCATACCCATTCTCATTGCACGGCGACCTGAAAAGACCTCTTTCGCCATCTCAAAGCGGGCGCGAGGACTTACGGCGTATTGACTCTCGACCACCGACCTTGCTTACGGCCAGCGATCACATTATAGAGGCGGTGATGCCGGGCAAAGTGTTGCGTGTCCTGGTAAATGAGGGGGACGTTATTCACGCCGGTGACGTCGTATGTATCCTGGAAGCGATGAAGATGGAGAACGAGCTACACGCACCAAAGACGGGCACGGTGCAACAGGTTTTAGTCAAACCAGGACAGGATGTGGAAGCAGGGGAGCCCTTGATCGTTCTGCAAAGTGAAAGTTATGTCAAATAA
- a CDS encoding methylmalonyl-CoA mutase family protein, which translates to MSNKAVSEQKTRWEKGVLQPLLAQTPERQTRFETDEGIPIERVYTPEDVRADYLTDIGFPGEYPFTRGVHPTMYRGRLWTMRQYAGYASAEESNRRYHYLLQQGQTGLSVAFDLPTQIGYDSDHPLSVGEVGKVGVAIDSLEDMEILFRDISLEQVSTSMTINAPAAVLLAMYVAVARKQGVKPADLRGTIQNDILKEYVARGTYIFPPGPAMRLITDTFRYCASEMPRWNTISISGYHIREAGATAVQEVAFTLANAIAYVQAAIGAGLDVDRFAGQLSFFFSAHNDLLQEVAKFRAARRMWARIMRERFRAKDPRSWMMRFHTQTAGSTLTAQQPENNIVRVTLQALAAVLGGTQSLHTNSYDEALSLPSEDSVRIALRTQQIIAYESGVANTIDPLAGSYYIESMTDEIESQANEYLATIEEMGGAQAAIEQGYIQREIEESAYRHQRAVERKEKVIVGVNEFVETQEKQRVPVRVDQKVREQQIARLRNLRNRRDNRHVQQTLVELRTAARGDDNLMPPLLACVEAYATLGEICDVLRGEFGEYQFGRS; encoded by the coding sequence ATGTCAAATAAGGCCGTCTCTGAACAAAAAACACGCTGGGAAAAGGGAGTGCTTCAACCCCTTTTAGCCCAAACCCCAGAACGTCAAACACGATTTGAGACCGATGAAGGCATTCCCATCGAGCGTGTATACACACCAGAAGATGTGAGGGCCGATTATCTCACAGATATTGGCTTTCCTGGCGAGTACCCTTTCACCCGGGGTGTGCATCCGACAATGTATCGTGGCCGGCTGTGGACGATGCGCCAATATGCGGGCTATGCCTCCGCGGAAGAGTCGAACCGGCGCTACCACTATCTGCTCCAGCAAGGCCAGACGGGCCTCTCGGTTGCTTTTGACCTCCCCACCCAAATCGGCTATGACTCCGATCACCCTTTGTCTGTCGGCGAAGTGGGTAAAGTGGGTGTAGCCATTGACTCACTAGAGGATATGGAAATCCTTTTCCGCGACATCTCCTTGGAGCAAGTCAGCACTTCCATGACAATCAATGCTCCAGCCGCAGTGCTACTTGCAATGTATGTCGCGGTGGCCAGAAAGCAAGGTGTAAAGCCAGCCGATCTGCGTGGCACGATCCAGAACGATATCCTGAAAGAGTATGTAGCGCGTGGGACATACATCTTCCCGCCCGGGCCGGCCATGCGTCTTATTACCGACACTTTCCGCTACTGTGCCTCCGAAATGCCCCGTTGGAACACGATCTCGATCTCTGGCTACCACATTCGCGAGGCAGGTGCGACAGCAGTACAGGAAGTGGCTTTCACTTTAGCAAACGCAATCGCTTACGTTCAGGCAGCCATCGGTGCCGGGCTCGACGTGGATCGGTTCGCAGGGCAACTATCGTTCTTCTTCAGTGCCCATAACGACTTGCTGCAAGAAGTCGCGAAATTTCGCGCGGCGCGGCGTATGTGGGCGCGCATTATGCGCGAGCGGTTTAGGGCCAAAGACCCCCGTTCGTGGATGATGCGTTTCCATACCCAGACTGCGGGGAGCACACTTACGGCGCAACAACCAGAAAACAACATCGTGCGGGTGACCCTCCAAGCATTGGCAGCAGTACTTGGTGGGACCCAGAGCCTACACACCAACTCCTATGACGAGGCGCTATCCCTGCCATCCGAAGACTCGGTGCGCATCGCTCTGCGTACACAACAAATCATCGCCTATGAGAGTGGTGTCGCCAACACAATTGACCCACTCGCAGGCAGTTATTACATTGAGAGCATGACGGACGAGATAGAAAGCCAAGCCAACGAATACTTGGCGACAATTGAGGAGATGGGGGGAGCGCAGGCAGCCATCGAGCAGGGCTACATCCAGCGGGAGATTGAGGAGAGCGCTTACCGCCATCAGCGGGCTGTAGAAAGAAAAGAAAAGGTCATCGTTGGCGTCAATGAGTTCGTAGAGACACAGGAGAAGCAACGTGTTCCAGTGCGCGTGGACCAGAAGGTGCGCGAACAACAGATAGCGAGGCTTCGTAACTTGCGAAACCGGAGAGACAACAGACACGTGCAACAAACATTAGTCGAATTGCGAACCGCCGCCCGCGGGGATGACAATCTGATGCCGCCATTGTTGGCTTGTGTCGAGGCCTATGCTACGCTGGGTGAAATCTGCGACGTGCTGCGCGGAGAATTTGGGGAATATCAGTTCGGCCGATCGTAA
- the mce gene encoding methylmalonyl-CoA epimerase yields the protein MKVKGLDHIGIAVHNLQDALVFYRDTLGLQLEGIEVIEEQGVRAAALSVGGTHLELLEATDREGPIARFLSSRGEGIHHICLEVDDIEVALSNLDTRGVRLIDRTPRIGAGGKKIAFLNPRSTFGVLIELSEKARR from the coding sequence ATGAAAGTGAAGGGGCTCGACCACATTGGGATCGCCGTCCACAACTTGCAGGACGCATTGGTTTTTTATCGCGATACCTTGGGTCTGCAATTAGAGGGCATCGAAGTCATCGAGGAGCAAGGTGTACGAGCGGCCGCTTTGTCTGTTGGCGGTACACATCTTGAACTGCTCGAGGCGACTGATAGAGAGGGTCCCATTGCTCGTTTTCTGTCCAGCCGCGGCGAGGGCATCCACCACATTTGCCTAGAAGTGGATGATATCGAAGTGGCATTATCCAACCTGGATACGAGGGGCGTCAGGCTTATTGACCGCACACCAAGGATAGGCGCTGGTGGGAAGAAGATAGCATTCCTGAACCCGCGGAGCACTTTCGGCGTGTTGATAGAATTGAGCGAGAAGGCGCGGCGATAA